Proteins encoded within one genomic window of Sorex araneus isolate mSorAra2 chromosome 9, mSorAra2.pri, whole genome shotgun sequence:
- the CUX2 gene encoding homeobox protein cut-like 2 isoform X4: MAANVGSMFQYWKRFDLRRLQELNSVASELSARQEESEHSHKHLIELRREFKKNVPEEIREMVAPVLKSFQAEVVALSKRSQEAEAAFLSVYKQLIEAPDPVPVFEAARNLDDRLQTPSLDHSGPPRRDVHTAWKRHPELLSPKEQREGTSPAGATLTEGSRLPGIPGKTLLTETLLQRNEVEKQKGLQEVQITLAARLGEAEEKIKVLHSALKATQTELLELRRKYDEEAASKADEVGLIMTNLEKANQRAEAAQREVETLREQLASVNSSIRLACCSPQGPSGDKVNFALCSGPRLEAALASKDREIVRLLKDAQHLQNSLQELEEASANQIAELERQLTAKSEAIEKLEEKLQAQSDYEEIKTELSILKAMKLASSTCALPPSMTKPEDSLLLAKEAFFPAQKFLLEKPGLLASPEEDPAEDEPLKDSLGPEQPFPSPPQLPPPPGPEDPLSPGQPLLGPGLGPDGARTFSLSPFPNLAPGERLAGDTLLPKHLVAPTAFKGEAGGLLVFPPAFYGAKPPTAPATPAPGPEPPGGPELAEGSGGGPAGPGADEEQLDTAEIAFQVKEQLLKHNIGQRVFGHYVLGLSQGSVSEILARPKPWRKLTVKGKEPFIKMRQFLADEQNVLALRTIQVRQRGSITPRIRTPETGSDDAIKSILEQAKKEIESQRGGEPKNPSAPLSMANGSASASTSEDAIKNILEQARREMQAQQQALLEMEAAPRGRSVPPSPPERPTPAAAGQNGAAAHVKQEDGGLGGGGSTSSSATQTPLPVLSPAAFVQSIIRKVKSEIGDAGYFEHHWASDRGLLGRPYASVSPSLSSSSSSYSGQPGGRAWTRGDEAPAPTPEDEAPEDEPPRVTELKSEGGGAEAGSGRLAYFPAYVPRSLKPTVPPLTPEQYELYMYREVDTLELTRQVKEKLAKNGICQRIFGEKVLGLSQGSVSDMLSRPKPWSKLTQKGREPFIRMQLWLSDQLGPPAGPQPSASHASPAEPRSSPSPPPSPPEPEKSSQEPLSLALESSKENQQPSLGGKTPAGGQAAGGIQEMVAMSPELDTYSITKRVKEVLTDNNLGQRLFGESILGLTQGSVSDLLSRPKPWHKLSLKGREPFVRMQLWLNDPQNVDKLRDMKKLEKKAYLKRRYGLISTGSDSESPAARSECPSPCLQPQDLSLLQIKKPRVVLAPEEKEALRRAYQLEPYPSQQTIELLSFQLNLKTNTVINWFHNYRSRMRREMLVEGSPDEPELDPSGGPGVLPPGHPHPDPTPKSPDSEPEEQKPSGKELELPEGPAGHAAPPGQGGAVRVKQEEADEDPAEQGCRDPGEPPQSQSSPWEAPLDPPGNDGLPTAPAGPPEREGEGPPHPDPPGCPPAPEAPRQSPAPRDSPSASPAPSSSGPLSPCPPGAPPTTVPSASPAAADSAGALHPSAKVNPSLQRRHEKMANLNSIIYRLERAANRDEGLEWEF, encoded by the exons ACCCCGTGCCTGTGTTTGAGGCGGCGCGTAACCTCGACGACAGACTGCAGACCCCCAGTCTTGACCACAGCGGGCCGCCTCGGCGGGACGTCCACACCGCGTGGAAGAGGCACCCAGAGCTCCTCAGCCCCAAAG agcagagagaggggaCGTCTCCCGCGGGGGCCACGCTGACCGAGGGCAGCCGCCTCCCCGGCATTCCCGGCAAAACCCTCCTGACTGAGACTTTGCTGCAGAGAAATGAGGTGGAGAAGCAGAA GGGCCTTCAGGAAGTACAGATCACTTTGGCAGCCAGACTGGGGGAGGCCGAGGAGAAAATCAAGGTCCTACACTCAG CATTAAAGGCCACCCAGACGGAGCTGCTGGAGCTGCGGCGGAAGTACGATGAGGAGGCTGCAAGCAA GGCAGACGAAGTCGGCCTCATCATGACCAACCTGGAGAAAGCTAATCAG cgCGCAGAAGCTGCCCAGCGGGAGGTGGAGACTCTCCGGGAACAGCTGGCCTCCGTCAACAGCTCCATCCGCCTGGCCTGCTGCTCCCCGCAGGGGCCCAGCGGG GACAAGGTGAACTTCGCTCTGTGCTCGGGCCCCCGGCTGGAGGCGGCGCTGGCCTCCAAGGACCGCGAGATCGTGCGTCTGCTGAAGGACGCCCAGCACCTGCAGAACTCgctgcaggagctggaggaggcgTCGGCCAACCAGATCGCCGAGCTGGAGCGCCAGCTCACCGCCAAGTCCGAGGCCATCGAg AAGCTGGAAGAGAAGCTCCAGGCTCAGTCTGACTACGAGGAGATCAAAACGGAATTGAG CATCCTGAAAGCCATGAAGCTGGCCTCCAGCACGTGCGCCCTCCCCCCG AGCATGACCAAGCCCGAGGACTCGCTGCTCCTGGCGAAGGAGGCCTTCTTCCCCGCGCAGAAGTTCCTGCTGGAGAAGCCGGGACTCCTGGCCAGCCCAG AGGAGGACCCTGCAGAGGACGAGCCCCTCAAGGACTCGCTGGGCCCGGAGCAGCCCTTCCCGTCCCCTCCGCAGCTCCCGCCGCCCCCGGGGCCTGAAGACCCCCTGTCCCCCGGGCAGCCCCTGCTGGGCCCGGGCCTGGGACCCGACGGCGCCCGGACGTTCTCACTGTCCCCCTTCCCCAACCTGGCCCCGGGGGAGAGGCTGGCGGGGGACACGCTGCTGCCTAAGCACTTGGTGGCCCCGACCGCCTTCAAGGGGGAGGCAGGTGGCCTGCTGGTGTTCCCCCCCGCCTTCTACGGCGCCAAGCCCCCCACGGCCCCTGccacccccgcgcccggccccgagCCCCCGGGGGGCCCCGAGCTGGCGGAGGGCAGCGGCGGGGGGCCGGCGGGCCCCGGGGCGGACGAGGAGCAGCTGGACACGGCCGAGATCGCCTTCCAGGTGAAGGAGCAGCTGCTGAAGCACAACATCGGGCAGCGCGTGTTCGGCCACTACGTGCTGGGGCTGTCCCAGGGCTCCGTCAGCGAGATCCTGGCACGACCCAAGCCCTGGCGCAAGCTGACGGTGAAGGGCAAGGAGCCCTTCATCAAGATGCGCCAGTTCCTGGCCGACGAGCAGAACGTGCTGGCACTGAGGACCATCCAGGTGCGGCAGCGAG gcagCATCACCCCCCGAATCCGCACGCCCGAGACCGGCTCGGATGACGCCATCAAGAGCATCCTGGAGCAGGCCAAGAAGGAGATAGAGTCCCAGAGAGGGG GTGAGCCCAAGAACCCCTCGGcccccttgagcatggccaatgGCTCAGCCTCTGCCAGCACTTCGGAAGATGCCATCAAGAACATTCTGGAACAGGCCCGCCGCGAAATGCAGGCCCAGCAACAGGCCCTGCTGGAGATGGAGGCAGCTCCCCGGGGTCGCTCTGTGCCCCCGTCCCCCCCGGAGCGGCCCACGCCGGCAGCCGCCGGCCAGAACGGGGCCGCAGCCCACGTCAAGCAGGAGGACGGCGGCCTGGGGGGTGGCGGTAGCACCAGCAGCAGCGCCACGCAGACGCCCCTGCCCGTGCTCTCGCCCGCCGCCTTCGTGCAGAGCATCATCCGCAAGGTCAAGTCGGAGATCGGCGACGCCGGCTACTTCGAGCACCACTGGGCCTCGGACCGCGGCCTGCTCGGCCGGCCCTACGCCTCCGTGTCGCCctcgctctcctcctcctcctcgagcTATTCCGGCCAGCCCGGTGGGCGCGCCTGGACCCGGGGGGACgaggccccagcccccacccccgaggaCGAGGCCCCGGAGGACGAGCCCCCCCGGGTGACCGAGCTCAAGTCCGAGGGGGGCGGCGCCGAGGCGGGCAGCGGGCGGCTGGCCTACTTCCCGGCCTACGTGCCCCGCTCGCTGAAGCCCACCGTGCCCCCGCTGACCCCCGAGCAGTACGAGCTGTACATGTACCGCGAGGTGGACACACTGGAGCTGACGCGCCAGGTCAAGGAGAAGCTCGCCAAGAACGGCATCTGCCAGAGGATCTTCGGGGAGAAG GTGCTGGGCCTGTCCCAGGGCAGCGTGAGCGACATGCTGTCGCGGCCCAAACCCTGGAGCAAGCTGACGCAGAAGGGGCGGGAGCCCTTCATCCGCATGCAGCTGTGGCTCTCGGACCAGCTgggcccgcccgccggcccgcaGCCCAGCGCCTCCCACG CCAGTCCTGCCGAGCCCAGGTCATCACCGTCCCCGCCGCCGAGCCCCCCGGAGCCCGAGAAGAGctcccaggagcccctgagcctggccctgGAGAGCAGCAAGGAGAACCAGCAGCCCTCGCTCGGCGGGAAGACGCCCGCGGGCGGCCAGGCCGCGGGCGGCATCCAGGAGATGGTGGCCATGTCCCCCGAGCTGGACACGTACTCCATCACCAAAAGGGTCAAGGAGGTCCTCACAGACAACAACCTAG GGCAGCGGCTGTTCGGGGAGAGCATCCTGGGCCTGACGCAGGGCTCCGTGTCTGACCTGCTGTCCCGGCCCAAGCCCTGGCACAAGCTGAGCCTGAAGGGCCGGGAGCCTTTCGTCCGCATGCAGCTGTGGCTCAACGACCCACAGAACGTGGACAAGCTGAGGGACATGAAGAAGCTGGAGAAGAAAG cctaCCTGAAGCGCAGGTACGGCCTCATCAGCACCGGCTCGGACAGCGAGTCCCCGGCCGCCCGCTCCGagtgccccagcccctgcctgcagcCGCAGGACCTGAGCCTGCTGCAGATCAAGAAGCCGCGCGTGGTGCTGGCGCCCGAGGAGAAGGAGGCGCTGCGCAGGGCGTACCAGCTGGAGCCCTACCCCTCGCAGCAGACCATCGAGCTGCTCTCCTTCCAGCTCAACCTCAAGACCAACACGGTCATCAACTGGTTCCATAACTACAG GTCCCGGATGCGCCGGGAGATGCTGGTGGAGGGCAGCCCGGACGAGCCAGAGCTGGACCCGAGTGGAGGCCCCGGCGTCCTCCCGCCCGGCCACCCCCACCCGGACCCCACCCCGAAGAGCCCCGACTCGGAGCCTGAGGAGCAGAAGCCCTCAGGGAAGGAGCTGGAGCTGCCGGAGGGTCCCGCGGGGCACGCCGCACCCCCGGGCCAGGGCGGCGCCGTCAGGGTCAAGCAGGAGGAGGCGGACGAGGACCCCGCAGAGCAGGGCTGCCGGGACCCCGGGGAGCCCCCCCAAAGCCAGAGCTCCCCCTGGGAGGCGCCTCTCGACCCGCCGGGGAACGACGGACTCCCCACGGCCCCCGCGGGGCCCCCAGAGCGCGAGGGTGAGGGCCCGCCCCACCCGGACCCACCGGGGTGCCCGCCGGCCCCCGAGGCCCCCCGCCAAAGCCCCGCGCCACGAGACTCGCCCTCCGCGTCCCCCGCGCCCTCCTCCTccggccccctctccccctgcccacccgGCGCGCCCCCCACCACAGTGCCGAGTGCCAGCCCCGCCGCCGCCGACTCGGCCGGGGCCCTGCACCCCAGCGCCAAGGTGAACCCCAGCTTGCAGCGGCGCCACGAGAAGATGGCGAACCTGAACAGCATCATCTACCGGCTGGAGCGGGCGGCCAACCGGGACGAGGGCCTGGAGTGGGAGTTCtga
- the CUX2 gene encoding homeobox protein cut-like 2 isoform X2, with the protein MSALEDISPGQVALPQRSEQKVREQCSGSGNSMCEGPGKELNSVASELSARQEESEHSHKHLIELRREFKKNVPEEIREMVAPVLKSFQAEVVALSKRSQEAEAAFLSVYKQLIEAPDPVPVFEAARNLDDRLQTPSLDHSGPPRRDVHTAWKRHPELLSPKEQREGTSPAGATLTEGSRLPGIPGKTLLTETLLQRNEVEKQKGLQEVQITLAARLGEAEEKIKVLHSALKATQTELLELRRKYDEEAASKADEVGLIMTNLEKANQRAEAAQREVETLREQLASVNSSIRLACCSPQGPSGDKVNFALCSGPRLEAALASKDREIVRLLKDAQHLQNSLQELEEASANQIAELERQLTAKSEAIEKLEEKLQAQSDYEEIKTELSILKAMKLASSTCALPPPEDSLLLAKEAFFPAQKFLLEKPGLLASPEEDPAEDEPLKDSLGPEQPFPSPPQLPPPPGPEDPLSPGQPLLGPGLGPDGARTFSLSPFPNLAPGERLAGDTLLPKHLVAPTAFKGEAGGLLVFPPAFYGAKPPTAPATPAPGPEPPGGPELAEGSGGGPAGPGADEEQLDTAEIAFQVKEQLLKHNIGQRVFGHYVLGLSQGSVSEILARPKPWRKLTVKGKEPFIKMRQFLADEQNVLALRTIQVRQRGSITPRIRTPETGSDDAIKSILEQAKKEIESQRGGEPKNPSAPLSMANGSASASTSEDAIKNILEQARREMQAQQQALLEMEAAPRGRSVPPSPPERPTPAAAGQNGAAAHVKQEDGGLGGGGSTSSSATQTPLPVLSPAAFVQSIIRKVKSEIGDAGYFEHHWASDRGLLGRPYASVSPSLSSSSSSYSGQPGGRAWTRGDEAPAPTPEDEAPEDEPPRVTELKSEGGGAEAGSGRLAYFPAYVPRSLKPTVPPLTPEQYELYMYREVDTLELTRQVKEKLAKNGICQRIFGEKVLGLSQGSVSDMLSRPKPWSKLTQKGREPFIRMQLWLSDQLGPPAGPQPSASHASPAEPRSSPSPPPSPPEPEKSSQEPLSLALESSKENQQPSLGGKTPAGGQAAGGIQEMVAMSPELDTYSITKRVKEVLTDNNLGQRLFGESILGLTQGSVSDLLSRPKPWHKLSLKGREPFVRMQLWLNDPQNVDKLRDMKKLEKKAYLKRRYGLISTGSDSESPAARSECPSPCLQPQDLSLLQIKKPRVVLAPEEKEALRRAYQLEPYPSQQTIELLSFQLNLKTNTVINWFHNYRSRMRREMLVEGSPDEPELDPSGGPGVLPPGHPHPDPTPKSPDSEPEEQKPSGKELELPEGPAGHAAPPGQGGAVRVKQEEADEDPAEQGCRDPGEPPQSQSSPWEAPLDPPGNDGLPTAPAGPPEREGEGPPHPDPPGCPPAPEAPRQSPAPRDSPSASPAPSSSGPLSPCPPGAPPTTVPSASPAAADSAGALHPSAKVNPSLQRRHEKMANLNSIIYRLERAANRDEGLEWEF; encoded by the exons ACCCCGTGCCTGTGTTTGAGGCGGCGCGTAACCTCGACGACAGACTGCAGACCCCCAGTCTTGACCACAGCGGGCCGCCTCGGCGGGACGTCCACACCGCGTGGAAGAGGCACCCAGAGCTCCTCAGCCCCAAAG agcagagagaggggaCGTCTCCCGCGGGGGCCACGCTGACCGAGGGCAGCCGCCTCCCCGGCATTCCCGGCAAAACCCTCCTGACTGAGACTTTGCTGCAGAGAAATGAGGTGGAGAAGCAGAA GGGCCTTCAGGAAGTACAGATCACTTTGGCAGCCAGACTGGGGGAGGCCGAGGAGAAAATCAAGGTCCTACACTCAG CATTAAAGGCCACCCAGACGGAGCTGCTGGAGCTGCGGCGGAAGTACGATGAGGAGGCTGCAAGCAA GGCAGACGAAGTCGGCCTCATCATGACCAACCTGGAGAAAGCTAATCAG cgCGCAGAAGCTGCCCAGCGGGAGGTGGAGACTCTCCGGGAACAGCTGGCCTCCGTCAACAGCTCCATCCGCCTGGCCTGCTGCTCCCCGCAGGGGCCCAGCGGG GACAAGGTGAACTTCGCTCTGTGCTCGGGCCCCCGGCTGGAGGCGGCGCTGGCCTCCAAGGACCGCGAGATCGTGCGTCTGCTGAAGGACGCCCAGCACCTGCAGAACTCgctgcaggagctggaggaggcgTCGGCCAACCAGATCGCCGAGCTGGAGCGCCAGCTCACCGCCAAGTCCGAGGCCATCGAg AAGCTGGAAGAGAAGCTCCAGGCTCAGTCTGACTACGAGGAGATCAAAACGGAATTGAG CATCCTGAAAGCCATGAAGCTGGCCTCCAGCACGTGCGCCCTCCCCCCG CCCGAGGACTCGCTGCTCCTGGCGAAGGAGGCCTTCTTCCCCGCGCAGAAGTTCCTGCTGGAGAAGCCGGGACTCCTGGCCAGCCCAG AGGAGGACCCTGCAGAGGACGAGCCCCTCAAGGACTCGCTGGGCCCGGAGCAGCCCTTCCCGTCCCCTCCGCAGCTCCCGCCGCCCCCGGGGCCTGAAGACCCCCTGTCCCCCGGGCAGCCCCTGCTGGGCCCGGGCCTGGGACCCGACGGCGCCCGGACGTTCTCACTGTCCCCCTTCCCCAACCTGGCCCCGGGGGAGAGGCTGGCGGGGGACACGCTGCTGCCTAAGCACTTGGTGGCCCCGACCGCCTTCAAGGGGGAGGCAGGTGGCCTGCTGGTGTTCCCCCCCGCCTTCTACGGCGCCAAGCCCCCCACGGCCCCTGccacccccgcgcccggccccgagCCCCCGGGGGGCCCCGAGCTGGCGGAGGGCAGCGGCGGGGGGCCGGCGGGCCCCGGGGCGGACGAGGAGCAGCTGGACACGGCCGAGATCGCCTTCCAGGTGAAGGAGCAGCTGCTGAAGCACAACATCGGGCAGCGCGTGTTCGGCCACTACGTGCTGGGGCTGTCCCAGGGCTCCGTCAGCGAGATCCTGGCACGACCCAAGCCCTGGCGCAAGCTGACGGTGAAGGGCAAGGAGCCCTTCATCAAGATGCGCCAGTTCCTGGCCGACGAGCAGAACGTGCTGGCACTGAGGACCATCCAGGTGCGGCAGCGAG gcagCATCACCCCCCGAATCCGCACGCCCGAGACCGGCTCGGATGACGCCATCAAGAGCATCCTGGAGCAGGCCAAGAAGGAGATAGAGTCCCAGAGAGGGG GTGAGCCCAAGAACCCCTCGGcccccttgagcatggccaatgGCTCAGCCTCTGCCAGCACTTCGGAAGATGCCATCAAGAACATTCTGGAACAGGCCCGCCGCGAAATGCAGGCCCAGCAACAGGCCCTGCTGGAGATGGAGGCAGCTCCCCGGGGTCGCTCTGTGCCCCCGTCCCCCCCGGAGCGGCCCACGCCGGCAGCCGCCGGCCAGAACGGGGCCGCAGCCCACGTCAAGCAGGAGGACGGCGGCCTGGGGGGTGGCGGTAGCACCAGCAGCAGCGCCACGCAGACGCCCCTGCCCGTGCTCTCGCCCGCCGCCTTCGTGCAGAGCATCATCCGCAAGGTCAAGTCGGAGATCGGCGACGCCGGCTACTTCGAGCACCACTGGGCCTCGGACCGCGGCCTGCTCGGCCGGCCCTACGCCTCCGTGTCGCCctcgctctcctcctcctcctcgagcTATTCCGGCCAGCCCGGTGGGCGCGCCTGGACCCGGGGGGACgaggccccagcccccacccccgaggaCGAGGCCCCGGAGGACGAGCCCCCCCGGGTGACCGAGCTCAAGTCCGAGGGGGGCGGCGCCGAGGCGGGCAGCGGGCGGCTGGCCTACTTCCCGGCCTACGTGCCCCGCTCGCTGAAGCCCACCGTGCCCCCGCTGACCCCCGAGCAGTACGAGCTGTACATGTACCGCGAGGTGGACACACTGGAGCTGACGCGCCAGGTCAAGGAGAAGCTCGCCAAGAACGGCATCTGCCAGAGGATCTTCGGGGAGAAG GTGCTGGGCCTGTCCCAGGGCAGCGTGAGCGACATGCTGTCGCGGCCCAAACCCTGGAGCAAGCTGACGCAGAAGGGGCGGGAGCCCTTCATCCGCATGCAGCTGTGGCTCTCGGACCAGCTgggcccgcccgccggcccgcaGCCCAGCGCCTCCCACG CCAGTCCTGCCGAGCCCAGGTCATCACCGTCCCCGCCGCCGAGCCCCCCGGAGCCCGAGAAGAGctcccaggagcccctgagcctggccctgGAGAGCAGCAAGGAGAACCAGCAGCCCTCGCTCGGCGGGAAGACGCCCGCGGGCGGCCAGGCCGCGGGCGGCATCCAGGAGATGGTGGCCATGTCCCCCGAGCTGGACACGTACTCCATCACCAAAAGGGTCAAGGAGGTCCTCACAGACAACAACCTAG GGCAGCGGCTGTTCGGGGAGAGCATCCTGGGCCTGACGCAGGGCTCCGTGTCTGACCTGCTGTCCCGGCCCAAGCCCTGGCACAAGCTGAGCCTGAAGGGCCGGGAGCCTTTCGTCCGCATGCAGCTGTGGCTCAACGACCCACAGAACGTGGACAAGCTGAGGGACATGAAGAAGCTGGAGAAGAAAG cctaCCTGAAGCGCAGGTACGGCCTCATCAGCACCGGCTCGGACAGCGAGTCCCCGGCCGCCCGCTCCGagtgccccagcccctgcctgcagcCGCAGGACCTGAGCCTGCTGCAGATCAAGAAGCCGCGCGTGGTGCTGGCGCCCGAGGAGAAGGAGGCGCTGCGCAGGGCGTACCAGCTGGAGCCCTACCCCTCGCAGCAGACCATCGAGCTGCTCTCCTTCCAGCTCAACCTCAAGACCAACACGGTCATCAACTGGTTCCATAACTACAG GTCCCGGATGCGCCGGGAGATGCTGGTGGAGGGCAGCCCGGACGAGCCAGAGCTGGACCCGAGTGGAGGCCCCGGCGTCCTCCCGCCCGGCCACCCCCACCCGGACCCCACCCCGAAGAGCCCCGACTCGGAGCCTGAGGAGCAGAAGCCCTCAGGGAAGGAGCTGGAGCTGCCGGAGGGTCCCGCGGGGCACGCCGCACCCCCGGGCCAGGGCGGCGCCGTCAGGGTCAAGCAGGAGGAGGCGGACGAGGACCCCGCAGAGCAGGGCTGCCGGGACCCCGGGGAGCCCCCCCAAAGCCAGAGCTCCCCCTGGGAGGCGCCTCTCGACCCGCCGGGGAACGACGGACTCCCCACGGCCCCCGCGGGGCCCCCAGAGCGCGAGGGTGAGGGCCCGCCCCACCCGGACCCACCGGGGTGCCCGCCGGCCCCCGAGGCCCCCCGCCAAAGCCCCGCGCCACGAGACTCGCCCTCCGCGTCCCCCGCGCCCTCCTCCTccggccccctctccccctgcccacccgGCGCGCCCCCCACCACAGTGCCGAGTGCCAGCCCCGCCGCCGCCGACTCGGCCGGGGCCCTGCACCCCAGCGCCAAGGTGAACCCCAGCTTGCAGCGGCGCCACGAGAAGATGGCGAACCTGAACAGCATCATCTACCGGCTGGAGCGGGCGGCCAACCGGGACGAGGGCCTGGAGTGGGAGTTCtga